One stretch of Kwoniella pini CBS 10737 chromosome 3, complete sequence DNA includes these proteins:
- a CDS encoding oxoglutarate dehydrogenase (succinyl-transferring), E1 component, whose product MWFRQIPKRPGVSTALNNRFRAYNDDATFGYRVPAKYQLPDYTQAELDNRNANAPLLRYVESVRRHGHRAAQIDPLDLMERDPVGALDPARYGLKEAHAYPLQGILHTPPSIKPTIPPTTSAPERSETGEGSDVTMSLEKIKQHLMDVYVDKIGFEYMHCPEKNERLWFSHHVETEASSFPHPFESDRKKHIWELLMRSEELDKFLGKKFPNLKRYGCEGAESMLPALSSLFEVSAKSGISSVVLSLPHRGRLSLLCDPDLLDYSPVALFSKIKGRPELDPSSAPGATGDVISHLSATRSIPYKTPEGEKNVKVKILQNPSHLEAVNPVALGVTRAKQMELLKSSPEDCQLGDKALCVQLHGDAAFAGQGVVAESLGLSGLPHFGSGGTVHIIVNNNIGYTTPASLARSSVYSSDIAKMIGCPILHVNGDYPEAVARGVDIAFRYRQMFRKDVVIDLICYRRWGHNELDEPAYTQPKMYEKIRGRKSVPELYEARLKDQGVLTEETSSQARKTYTAHLEEQFNQIDKYMAKSDMLQGKWSNYVWPAGPQAEHHPETGVQKSELVEIAKASVTLPENFSIHSRLKRHVSSRLKSLEGKVDFATAEAMAFGSLMKEGYDVRISGQDVGRGTFSQRHAMFVDQQTENCLIPLNENLGVDSGKLELANSSLSEMAVLGFEVGLSWSNPNLLPIWEAQFGDFMNGAQSMIDTFIVGAQAKWLKQSGIVMMLPHGYDGAGPEHSSCKVERFLQLSNDSKTSNTQGDVNLTFVNPSTPAQLFHLLRRQMKRNYRKPLIIASPKGLLRSPLAASSLEEMTPSYTFQPIIESPISNSAEKVILCSGKHYYTLLEALNKSNKLSSVNIVRLEELSPFPYSELEVAVEKYRNKTNEFIWAQEEPSNQGAWSYVRSRLEGILETIGYQGKIKYAGRGPGATTAVAVGEWYKREVEEIIKAVLE is encoded by the exons ATGTGGTTTCGACAAATCCCAAAACGACCGGGCGTTTCGACTGCACTCAACAATCGATTTAGAGCTTACAATGATGATGCTACTTTTGGTTATAGAGTCCCAGCCAAGTATCAGCTGCCAGATT ACACGCAAGCAGAACTGGACAATAG AAACGCAAATGCACCTTTGTTGCGATACGTAGAATCAGTTCGACGGCATGGTCACAGAGCAGCTCAGATTGACCCGTTGGACTTGATGGAAAGAGA CCCTGTGGGAGCTCTCGATCCAGCTCGATACGGCCTGAAAGAGGCCCACGCATATCCCTTACAAGGCATTCTCCACACTCCACCATCGATCAAACCCACTATTCCACCTACCACCTCTGCACCAGAACGAAGCGAAACAGGCGAAGGTTCCGATGTGACCATGTCATTGGAGAAGATTAAACAACATCTTATGGATGTATATGTGGACAAGATTGGTTTCGAATACATGCACTGTCCTGAGAAAAACGAACGACT GTGGTTTTCGCACCATGTCGAAACCGAggcttcatcttttcctcATCCATTCGAATCTGACAGGAAGAAACATATATGGGAATTGTTGATGAGGAGCGAAGAACTGGATAAATTCTTAGGCAAAAAATTCCCTAATCTGAAGCGTTATG GGTGCGAAGGTGCTGAGAGCATGTTACCGGCACTATCAAGCTTATTCGAGGTTAGCGCGAAATCCGGTATATCATCGGTCGTCTTATCATTACCTCACAGAGGCAGATTATCTTTACTTTGCGATCCCGATCTATTAGATTATTCACCTGTAGCTTtattttccaaaatcaaaggtAGACCAGAATTGGATCCATCATCCGCTCCAGGTGCGACAGGGGACGTAATAAGTCATCTGTCCGCAACTCGAAGTATACCGTACAAAACACCAGAGGGCGAAAAAAATGTGAAAGTCAAGATATTACAGAATCCAAGTCATTTAGAAGCTGTTAATCCCGTTGCGCTAGGTGTTACTCGTGCGAAACAGATGGAACTTCTCAAGAGCTCTCCAGAGGATTGTCAACTAGGTGATAAAGCTTTATGTGTGCAGTTACATGGTGATGCGGCTTTTGCGGGTCAAGGTGTTGTAGCTGAAAGTCTGGGTTTGAGCGGCTTACCGCACTTTGGAAGTGGTGGTACAGTGCATATCATCGTTAA TAACAA TATCGGATACACCACACCTGCCTCTCTAGCCAGATCTTCAGTTTATTCATCCGATATAGCTAAAATGATTGGTTGTCCCATCTTACATGTGAATGGTGATTACCCCGAAGCTGTGGCCAGAGGTGTGGATATAGCTTTCAGATATAGACAGATGTTCAGAAAAGATGTAGTTATTGATCTGATTTGTTATAGAAGATGGGGACATAATGAGCTTGATGAGCCTGCTTATACACAGC CAAAGATGTACGAGAAGATTAGAGGTAGAAAGAGTGTTCCTGAGCTGTATGAGGCTCGGCTTAAG GACCAAGGTGTCTTGACTGAAGAGACTTCTTCTCAAGCTCGGAAGACCTACACCGCTCACTTGGAAGAacaattcaatcaaatagaTAAGTATATGGCGAAGTCTGACATGCTTCAGGGTAAATGGTCGAATTACGTCTGGCCTGCAGGTCCTCAAGCGGAACATCATCCTGAGACTGGTGTACAAAAGAGTGAGCTGGTGGAGATAGCCAAAGCCAGTGTGACTTTGCCGGAAAATTTC AGTATACATTCACGCTTGAAGCGACATGTATCATCTCGATTGAAATCGTTGGAAGGCAAGGTGGATTTCGCCACAGCCGAAGCAATGGCTTTTGGGTCGCTTATGAAGGAAGGATACGATGTGAGAATATCAGGTCAAGATGTTGGAAGAGGGACTTTCTCACAAAG GCATGCCATGTTCGTAGACCAGCAGACGGAAAACTGCTTGATACCCCTGAACGAAAATTTAGGTGTAGATTCAGGAAAGCTTGAGCTCGCGAATA GCTCGTTGAGTGAAATGGCGGTTTTAGGATTCGAAGTGGGATTATCTTGGTCAAATCCTAATTTATTGCCAATTTGGGAAGCGCAATTTGGCGATTTCATGAATGGCGCTCAAAGTATGATTGACACTTTCATCGTTGGGgctcaag CGAAATGGCTCAAGCAAAGTGGTATCGTAATGATGCTTCCTCATGGCTATGATGGTGCAGGACCTGAacattcttcttgtaaAGTCGAGAGGTTTTTAcag CTCTCGAACGATTCGAAAACATCGAATACTCAAGGGGATGTTAATCTTACTTTTGTTAATCCTTCTACTCCTGCTCAATTATTCCACTTACTCCGAAGgcaaatgaaaagaaattatagAAAACCACTTATAATAGCTTCACCTAAAGGATTACTCAGATCACCACTTGCTGCTTCTTCACTTGAAGAAATGACTCCTTCATATACCTTTCAACCTATTATCGAAAGTccaatttctaattcagctgaaaaggtgattttgTGTTCCGGTAAACATTATTATACCCTCCTTGAAGCTCTCAATAAGTCAAATAAACTTTCTTCCGTGAATATCGTCCGTTTAGAAGAACTTTCACCTTTCCCTTACTCCGAATTAGAGGTTGCGGTTGAAAAGTATAGGAATAAGACCAATGAATTCATATGGGCACAAGAAGAACCTTCGAATCAAGGTGCTTGGTCTTACGTTAGATCTCGTCTTGAAGGTATCCTTGAAACTATAGGCTATCAAGGTAAGATCAAATATGCGGGAAGAGGACCTGGAGCTACGACTGCAGTGGCTGTCGGGGAATGGTATAAGCGAGAAGTAGAAGAGATTATCAAGGCTGTATTGGAATGA
- a CDS encoding cyclin-dependent kinase 1, with translation MSLDNYTKLEKVGEGTYGVVYKARDLSTGNFVALKKIRLEAEDEGVPSTSIREISLLKELSKDDNIVKLLDIVHSDAKLYLVMEFLDMDLKKYMDNIGDKDGLGPNMVKKFTYQLVKGLYYCHAHRILHRDLKPQNLLINKEGNLKIADFGLARAFGIPLRTYTHEVVTLWYRAPEVLLGSRHYSTAIDMWSVGCIYAEMAMRQPLFPGDSEIDEIFRIFRVLGTPDEDVWPGVRALPDYKPTFPQWNAVELKSAVKGLDENGSDLLAQTLIFDPAHRISAKRALQHPYFTSTYPA, from the exons ATGTCTTTAGATAATTATACAAAGCTCGAGAAGGTTGGAGAAG GTACATACGGTGTCGTATACAAAGCTAGAGATTTATCGACAGGAAATTTTGTAGcattgaagaaaattagattagaagctgaagatgaaggtgtacCATCAACTTCCATTAGAGAGATCAGTCTATTGAAGGAGTTAAGTAAAGACGATAACATCGTAAA ACTCCTTGATATCGTTCATTCAGATGCCAAACTTTACCTCGTAATGGAATTCCTTGATATGGATTTAAAGAAATATATGGATAACATaggtgataaagatggACTTGGCCCTAATATGGTGAAA AAATTCACTTACCAGCTGGTCAAAGGATTATACTATTGTCATGCTCATCGTATTCTTCATCGAGATTTGAAACCTCAAAATTTGTTAATTAACAAAGAAGGTAATCTCAAGATTGCTGATTTCGGTCTAGCAAGAGCTTTCGGTATTCCATTGAGAACTTACACTCACGAA GTCGTTACGCTTTGGTATAGAGCTCCAGAAGTATTATTGGGTTCAAGACATTATTCAACAGCTATTGATATGTGGTCTGTTGGTTGTATTTACGCTGAAATGGCAATGAGACAACCTCTTTTCCCTGGTGATTCagagattgatgaaatatTCAGAATCTTCCG AGTTCTAGGTACACCTGATGAAGACGTTTGGCCCGGAGTAAGAGCTTTACCAGATTATAAACCTACTTTCCCACAATGGAATGCtgttgaattgaaatctGCCGTAAAAggattagatgaaaatggatcAGATTTATTAGCTCAAACATTAATTTTTGATCCTGCGCATAGAATCTCTG CTAAACGAGCATTACAACATCCTTATTTCACTTCTACCTATCCTGCTTga
- a CDS encoding 4-hydroxybenzoate polyprenyl transferase yields MFPSLARCSTNRAIQKSFFFPSYRQIGSSSSSSSSSSILRNHISPLRKLSTSRSILNSSTSATSATKITQKDASKPHPSVTSELIHPTSVSIDNESPKSILDKLPQWASPVKPYLALTRIDKPTGSLLLFWPCTWSITMASTALQLPLSVPLFYISLFGLGALIMRGAGCTINDMWDAKMDVKVDRTKSRPLAAGDITQFQALSFLGLQLSAGLAVLTQLNWYSIVLGASSLSLVVLYPFMKRITYYPQVVFGMTFNWGVFLGWSAVAGVTDWTVTTPLYIGGIAWGIAYDLIYAHQDKLDDVKAGVKSMALRFPNNSRTVISILNSTFISMLTLTGYLSGMGPLYYLISCGGTSLHLLWQTLTVNFDSRKDCWNKFCSNGYITGPLVWFGIFANYVQTVLLV; encoded by the exons ATGTTTCCATCGTTAGCAAGATGCTCTACAAATCGAGcaattcaaaaatcatttttctttccttcatATCGACAAATTggatcttcctcttcttcttcttcttcatcttcaatactACGTAATCACATTTCACCTTTAAgaaaattatcaacttcacGCTCTATCCTAAATTCATCTACTTCTGCTACATCAGCAACCAAAATAACTCAAAAGGATGCATCTAAACCTCATCCTTCAGTAACATCAGAATTGATTCATCCAACTTCAGTATCAATAGATAATGAATCACCTAAAAGcattttagataaattacCTCAATGGGCTTCTCCTGTTAAACCGTATCTTGCTTTAACGAGAATTGATAAACCTACTGGAAGTTTGTTATTATTTTGGCCATGCA CATGGTCAATAACAATGGCTTCTACTGCTTTACAACTTCCATTATCAGTACCTTTATTCTATATTAGTTTATTTGGATTAGGTGCTCTCATAATGCGAGGAGCAGGATGTACAATCAATGATATGTGGGATGCAAAAATGGATGTCAAAGTTG ATCGTACAAAATCTAGACCTTTAGCAGCTGGAGATATAACTCAATTTCAAGCATTAAGCTTTTTAGGATTACAATTATCTGCTGGATTAGCCGTTCTCACTCAATTAAATTGGTATTC AATTGTATTAGgtgcttcttctttatcattagTAGTATTATATCCTTTTATGAAACGAATAACATATTATCCTCAAGTAGTTTTTG GTATGACTTTCAACTGGGGTGTATTCTTAGGTTGGTCAGCTGTTGCAGGAGTTACAGATTGGACAGTGACAACTCCATTATATATTGGAGGTATAGCATGGGGAATAGCATATGATTTAATATACGCTCATCAA gataaattagatgatgtaAAAGCAGGTGTGAAATCAATGGCATTAAGATTTCcaaataattcaagaactgttatatcaattttaaattcaacttttattTCAATGTTAACTTTAACAGGTTATTTATCAGGAATGGGTCCtttatattatttaataaGTTGTGGTGGAACTTCTTTACATTTATTATGGCAAACTTTAACTgttaattttgattcaagAAAAGATTGTTGGAATAAATTTTGTTCAAATGGTTATATTACTGGACCTTTAGTTTGGTTTGGTATTTTTGCTAATTATGTTCAAACTGTTTTACTTGTATAG